TGGTAGTCGATATTTTTTAGCTGTGGTGGAGTCACTTCCAACAAGtactttatcaatttgtcGAACTCGGCTTTGTCTTTGTGGAAGGTGGCTAATATGTCCTGTGGGTTGGTAGAAGACCGTTGCGACCAATTCCTTGATGCCTGGGCACTATCGTACTCTTCTTTAGCATTGAACGTTTTCAAGTTGGGGATCTCTATTGGTTTGAGAAAGTCCTGGAACACTTTTCTTTGGAAATCTGTGTAGAGTGGTTTGAGTTCCGAAAGTTTTTCGTTGGGCAAGTAGTTGTTGGTTTTGTGGAGTAGCCGGCCACGACGATGGGGATTTATAGTGGGTCTGGTCTTGCTTGATTTGGAAACATTGTCGATCTGCCGTATAGATTTCCCTATTCTTGAAATCGTCTCCCTAATAGATAGCATTGAGGAGTTGTGTGGTTGTTATGGGAGCacactttttcttttgggctaaaaaaaaaattctcatcgaaaaaaaaaaaaacttcaaCAAAACACATTACTCATCAACCATGGCATCTCCTCAAAGAGAAGGATTCAGCATCCCATCATCTATCTCACATGCTGCTTTAGGTCAAGTTCAAAGCAAGTCGCTTGGTGTTAAATACAACTGTGCACAGTGTGCTGCGTCGTTTTCGTTAAGTAAGAGTGATACCATCAGATGCAAAGAGTGTGGACACAGAGTTATATACAAAGCCAGAACAAAGAGAATGGTACAGTTTGAAGCTAGATAGGttgaatatatttacaTAAGGTTTGCTATTGGAACTATAGAAGGCCTTCCGTGGGCACACTGAAACGGAAGCTTGCACCGGCTGAGTTTGTTTACTAGGTCTTGCATTTCATCTTTAGTCAAGATGTCACCGAACATTATTGCCGATCGACAGGCCTTGGAGTTGATCAACTCAGTTATGATTCGGGGCAAGTGGTACGACGTTTCGAACCAGTTGTCAAAGTTGGGGCTGATCCGCTTGACGTGGTCGTGCAAGTCGTAGCAGTGTTGTAGCAAAGAATCCTTGAGAAACTCTGCGTCGTCCTCTACCTTTGTAAGAAGTATTAGTGGCAAATGCGTAATGACCACTTGAGCGGTGTCTGTGGTGTAGCATATGCCAAAACTATTAAAGTTGGCAGCGTACTGATCAAACAACATAAGCTCTGAAGCATGCACGCCGAAAGCAATCGGGCTGTGTAGTCTCAATCCCGGGTTGGGCTGCAGCACAAATTCTTGTAGATACTGCTCGACTCTGATTCTTTCGTCGCTTGCGTGCTGGTCCAACACCACTAGCTGATCGTCAGCCGCcaataaaataaacttGCGATCGACCTGGTTGATCACTCTAAATTTTTCTGGTGCCAAATTGGTTTGCGAGGAGGTTAGATGAGGGGTGGTGTGGGTGGATGTACATTGGTGTGGGAGGTGTGCGATTGTTGGTATTCTGGGTAGGGGTGCTTCCTTTCCGTGGTATGGCCGATTATCGACTAGcccatcaatttcattctCTTTTAGAAACCCCAACTTTGTTTTGGTGGTTAGAATGTACTTGTCGGATGTGCGATGGATAGGGGGAGTCAGTAGTAGTGGCTTTGGTGGTTGTCTCCTATCTAGGAACTTGGCAATGATTTTGTAGATGATGCGTAGTACGATATTCCATGTGTATGAGTCTTGAACCACCTCCCGTTTGCCTGGGTATACTCTAAACATAAATGTCGGGTGCTTGTAGAACGGTTTACCGGTTGTTTTTGTCCTGAAATCGATATCATTAAACCCAGAGCTGGAAAACAAGTCGTTTAGTCGTTTTGATTCGCCCAAAGAAAGTGTGACTCTCCTGTCGTTGACAAACACGTACTGGTGTTTTGCGGTGATTGGCTCCCTCCCAATAACCCCCACAACTTTGATATTCTTAAATTTTGCACGCACAGGTTCAAACTTTGTTTTTACTCCAAAAAGCTGGAACAACAATGGCGAGTGTCCGCATATTGCAACTATCTGATCAAGCTGGAGGGTGGTGTGATTGACAAGGAAGATTTTTAGGTTAACACGAGCGTTCGGGGTTAGTGATTCTAAAACCGCCACCTTAATTGCTTCAACAAGTTTGGCGTGTGGTGTAGTCCTTATTTGTTCTCTTCGTACAGGGATATTTCTAAACATGTTAGCTGCAATGACGACTGTTCCTTGGGGGTTGATATCGCCGATCTGGAAGTACCCGCCAGAATACTCGTTGTACAACTCGGCCACCAGGTTGTTTAGCTTGAACGGTGTTGTGTAGTCGGGTGCTTTGGATATGATGGTTAGGTTTGAAATGACTTTTAACGCAAAGAGCGCCTCTCCTTTATAGTTGTGGCTGTGCCATTTCGAGGTATAGTGTTGTAATGTAACCTTTTCCAAATCGTCAGGGGTGATTCCAGTGCCATTGTCGTGGATGTATACACTCAACGACGAGAGATCTATCTTGATAGTTATTTCGTTAGCTCCCGCATCTAGACTGTTTTGAAGAAGTTCTCGTACAACCAGGTCCAAGGAGTGGAAGATGGTGTGTGAACGTATTTGGGTGATAACAGACTCATCTAGCCGTAGAATCATGGTGGAGAGCggaaataaaatttttttttttgttgaaaccaaaaaaaaacctttttcttttttgtcaACAATCATGTCAGACGAAACAGTCCCACAAACGGTGTTGCCTTTGGAAGTAATAGATAGGTCAGTTGGTAAGAGGGTCCGGGTGTTGATGACTGGAGATAAAGAGTTTAATGGAAAGTTGATTGGTTTTGATGATTATGTGAATATGGTTTTAGAGGATGTCACTGAAGTCGATGGAGGTGCTCCAATTAAGAAGATGCTATTAAATGGTGGCCACATTGCCATGATCGTTCCTGAGTAAGGTGTATAGAGAATGTACGTGACTATAAATGTCGATTTTTTTGCCACTGAAacattcttttttctttttttttttcttcaacaatgCAACTTACCATTTCTTTAGACCACTCTGGTGATATTATATCTGTTGACGTACCTGACTCACTTTGCTTAGAAGATTTCAAAGCGTACTTGCTGGCAGAAACGGGGTTGGAGGCCAGTGTTCAAGTGTTGAAGTTTAATGGCAGGGAGTTAGTGGGCAACGCCACGTTGAGTGAATTACAAATCCACGACAATGATCTTTTACAGTTGTCCAAGAAACAGGTGGCTGATGACACCCAGATTAGCGACCGGATCGAGATGATTAGGAACCAGGTTTTGGCGGATGCCAACGCCAGAGAGCAAGTGAGATTGACACAGCCCAATTTATATGATGCGTTGAATGATCCTGCTAGGTTTAGGGGCATTATGATGGAACAGGTATCCCAGTTATCTCAATCCTCAAACTCCCAACAGGCTGAGTTGTTGCGTTTACAGCAAGACCCCGATAACCCAGCCAACCAAAAACGTATTTTAGAACTCATTAGAGAGGAAGCAATTGAGGAGAATATGAATTTGGCATGGGAGATTTCGCCCGAGAGTTTTACCAGTGTGAATATGCTATACATTAAGGTGAAAATTAATGGTGTTGAGCAGGTGGCTTTGGTGGATTCAGGGGCGGCAATTACCACTATTAGTGAAGCCATTGCTGAGGAGGTAGGGCTTACTCGGTTGATTGATAGACGGTTCCAGCCGCAGGCTGTTGGTATTGGGACGCAAACTGTTGCTGGTAAGATCCACAGTGCTCCCATTGAGATTGGCGATTCCAAAATCGAGTTGCCGTGTTCCTTCCATGTGGTGGAAACGAGTGTTGGGATCTTGTTTGGTTTAGATATGTTGAGAAGACACCGGTGTACGATTGATTTAGAGAGAGACGTGTTGGTTATTGGCAAGCACATTGAAGCCAAGTTTTTGAGTGAATCGGAAGTGCCAAGAAAGTCTTTGGGCGGGAATATATTTCAAAGAGAGAATTAGTATGTATAGCTATGTAATGCTTCTTTGAGGCGTTCTTTCTTGAACGATGTAGTGATTGGCAAGATATTGTTGTCGAGCAAGTAACGGAACAAGGCCTGGCTCTTGGTTAGGTGGTTGGCGTTTTGTAGTTTCTCTATCAATGCGTCTGTTTTGGGGTTGGGGTTTCTGAGTGGAGTTAGCGGGCCATATGCTTCGACGAGTATGCCATGGTTCTTGCAGAACTCAACGACCTCCAAATTGTCTGACCCGAGGTAGTACTGTATCTGGTTGATGGTGGGGGTGCCTATCTCAAGAAGGGTGTTTAGCTGGGGGATGTCAAAGTTGGACACCCCAATGTATCTCACCTTTCCGGTTGCCTTGATTGATACAAACTCTTGCCACAACGATTGTATCGTGTAGGGGTCGTTTGGCTTTGGGGGAAAGTGGATTAACAACAAGTCGATGTAGTTAGTGTTCATCTCGTCTAGGGCTTGCTCGACAAAGTCGGTGGGGGTAAAgctttttttcttgatcatCGACGAGGTGACGGAGTATTTGGTGGTGATCCATAACTTTTCTCTTTGGAAGCCAGCTATGGCGGTGCCGACTTCTGGTTGGGTGGTGTATACTTCGGCGGTGTCGATA
This genomic stretch from Candida albicans SC5314 chromosome 1, complete sequence harbors:
- the RPC10 gene encoding DNA-directed RNA polymerase core subunit (Putative RNA polymerase subunit ABC10-alpha of RNA polymerase complexes I, II, and III; flucytosine induced; Spider biofilm induced), yielding MASPQREGFSIPSSISHAALGQVQSKSLGVKYNCAQCAASFSLSKSDTIRCKECGHRVIYKARTKRMVQFEAR
- a CDS encoding uncharacterized protein (Protein with a predicted NADP-dependent oxidoreductase or aldo-keto reductase domain; Hap43-repressed; Spider biofilm repressed), with the translated sequence MTLTTVSGDPITIGIGTGTSIKDLKRGQPTAENKARIVDILRYALSIGYNHIDTAEVYTTQPEVGTAIAGFQREKLWITTKYSVTSSMIKKKSFTPTDFVEQALDEMNTNYIDLLLIHFPPKPNDPYTIQSLWQEFVSIKATGKVRYIGVSNFDIPQLNTLLEIGTPTINQIQYYLGSDNLEVVEFCKNHGILVEAYGPLTPLRNPNPKTDALIEKLQNANHLTKSQALFRYLLDNNILPITTSFKKERLKEALHSYTY
- the DDI1 gene encoding Ddi1p (Putative DNA damage inducible v-SNARE binding protein; macrophage/pseudohyphal-repressed): MQLTISLDHSGDIISVDVPDSLCLEDFKAYLSAETGLEASVQVLKFNGRELVGNATLSELQIHDNDLLQLSKKQVADDTQISDRIEMIRNQVLADANAREQVRLTQPNLYDALNDPARFRGIMMEQVSQLSQSSNSQQAELLRLQQDPDNPANQKRILELIREEAIEENMNLAWEISPESFTSVNMLYIKVKINGVEQVALVDSGAAITTISEAIAEEVGLTRLIDRRFQPQAVGIGTQTVAGKIHSAPIEIGDSKIELPCSFHVVETSVGILFGLDMLRRHRCTIDLERDVLVIGKHIEAKFLSESEVPRKSLGGNIFQREN
- the MLH3 gene encoding mismatch repair protein (Ortholog(s) have role in meiotic mismatch repair, reciprocal meiotic recombination and MutLgamma complex, nucleus localization) yields the protein MIVDKKEKGFFLVSTKKKILFPLSTMILRLDESVITQIRSHTIFHSLDSVVRELLQNSLDAGANEITIKIDLSSLSVYIHDNGTGITPDDLEKVTLQHYTSKWHSHNYKGEALFALKVISNLTIISKAPDYTTPFKLNNSVAELYNEYSGGYFQIGDINPQGTVVIAANMFRNIPVRREQIRTTPHAKLVEAIKVAVLESLTPNARVNLKIFLVNHTTLQLDQIVAICGHSPLLFQLFGVKTKFEPVRAKFKNIKVVGVIGREPITAKHQYVFVNDRRVTLSLGESKRLNDLFSSSGFNDIDFRTKTTGKPFYKHPTFMFRVYPGKREVVQDSYTWNIVLRIIYKIIAKFLDRRQPPKPLLSTPPIHRTSDKYILTTKTKLGFLKENEIDGLVDNRPYHGKEAPLPRIPTIAHLPHQCTSTHTTPHLTSSQTNLAPEKFRVINQVDRKFILLAADDQLVVLDQHASDERIRVEQYLQEFVSQPNPGLRLHSPIAFGVHASELMLFDQYAANFNSFGICYTTDTAQVVITHLPLILLTKVEDDAEFLKDSLLQHCYDLHDHVKRISPNFDNWFETSYHLPRIITELINSKACRSAIMFGDILTKDEMQDLVNKLSRCKLPFQCAHGRPSIVPIANLM
- a CDS encoding RNA-binding protein (Ortholog of S. cerevisisae/S. pombe Lsm5; Lsm (Like Sm) protein involved in mRNA decay; Predicted ORF from Assembly 19; removed from Assembly 20; restored based on comparative genome analysis; flucytosine induced); the protein is MSDETVPQTVLPLEVIDRSVGKRVRVLMTGDKEFNGKLIGFDDYVNMVLEDVTEVDGGAPIKKMLLNGGHIAMIVPE